In Lactococcus garvieae subsp. garvieae, the following proteins share a genomic window:
- a CDS encoding energy-coupling factor transporter transmembrane component T family protein, translating to MQNMLMGRYIPGNSLIHRLDPRSKLLVMFIFVIVIFFAHDWLGYLLLILYTFAGVLLSGISISYFLKGLRPMIGLILFTVIFQMLFTPGEHIIFQFWILKISTESLINALYIFFRFVLIIFMSTVLTLTTPPLTLADGIETGLAPLKKIKVPVHELGLMLSISLRFIPTLMDDTTMIMNAQKARGMDFGEGNLLQKVRSIIPILIPLFVSSFRRAEDLAVAMESRGYQGGDGRSKYRQLKWSKNDFILLLSIFILAALLLSWNAFSR from the coding sequence ATGCAAAATATGCTCATGGGACGTTATATCCCCGGAAATTCGCTGATTCATCGTCTAGACCCTCGCAGCAAACTTTTAGTCATGTTTATTTTTGTTATCGTGATTTTCTTTGCACATGACTGGTTAGGCTATCTACTCTTAATTCTTTATACTTTTGCCGGCGTACTTTTATCAGGCATTTCTATTTCTTATTTCCTTAAAGGTCTAAGACCGATGATTGGTTTGATATTATTTACAGTCATTTTTCAGATGCTTTTTACACCTGGAGAACATATTATTTTTCAATTTTGGATCTTGAAGATATCAACAGAGAGCTTGATAAACGCACTCTATATTTTCTTCCGATTTGTGTTAATTATCTTTATGTCGACAGTGCTCACATTGACCACACCGCCGTTAACTTTGGCAGATGGTATTGAAACTGGCTTGGCGCCTTTGAAGAAAATCAAGGTACCTGTACATGAATTAGGACTTATGCTTTCAATTTCACTGCGCTTCATTCCAACCTTGATGGACGATACAACCATGATTATGAATGCACAAAAGGCACGAGGAATGGATTTTGGTGAAGGAAATCTCTTGCAAAAAGTCCGCTCGATTATTCCGATATTGATTCCGCTCTTTGTTTCGAGCTTCCGTCGTGCAGAAGATCTAGCAGTTGCCATGGAGTCAAGAGGTTATCAAGGAGGCGATGGACGCAGTAAATATCGTCAGCTCAAATGGTCAAAAAATGATTTTATTTTATTACTGAGTATTTTTATATTGGCTGCTCTTTTACTGTCGTGGAATGCCTTTAGTCGTTAA
- the nrdD gene encoding anaerobic ribonucleoside-triphosphate reductase, producing MRMVEETTVVTDQEISVIKRDGRSVKFDSSKIFEALQKAGDEIVPPASENRIAEICDRVVREIFTRFTDNVKIYEIQSIVEHLLMELGETKWAEVYTTYRTQRDLERSKATDINFTIEKLINKDQTVVNENANKDSDVFNTQRDLTAGAVSKAIGLKMLPPHVANAHQKGEIHYHDLDYSPFTTMSNCCLIDFKNMFENGFKLGNAQVDSPKSIQTATAQASQIIANVASSQYGGCSFDRADEILAPYAKLNYAKHLKDAEEWIEQPEKREAYAQAKTKKDIYDAMQSLEYEINTLFTSNGQTPFVTVGFGLGEDWYAREIQKAILKVRIGGLGKEHRTAIFPKLIFTLKRGLNLEVGTPNYDIKNLALECATKRMYPDILSYDKIVELTGSFKASMGCRSFLHGWKDEKGNEVTAGRNNLGVVTVNLPRIALEAAGDKEKFWEIFNERIAIAKDALVYRVNRTKEAQPKNAPILFMNGALGRLKAEDSVDELYKNERATVSLGYIGLYEVATSFYGPTWENNKEAKDFTLEIVKRMNQDCKDWSKETGYHFSVYSTPSESLTDRFCRMDKEKFGSVADITDKDYYTNSFHYDVRKNPTPFEKLEFEKDYPVYANGGFIHYAEYPMIQQNPRALEAVWDFAYDRIGYLGTNAPIDHCYECGFEGDFTATERGFKCPQCDNANPQTCDVVKRTCGYLGNPQARPMVHGRHKEISARVKHMNGSVGVLEDGESIDSEAVDHAKSKFVK from the coding sequence ATGAGAATGGTTGAGGAAACCACCGTCGTAACTGATCAAGAAATCAGTGTGATTAAGCGTGATGGTCGCTCCGTAAAGTTTGACAGTAGCAAAATTTTTGAGGCATTGCAAAAAGCTGGGGACGAAATAGTACCTCCAGCTTCAGAGAACCGTATCGCAGAAATTTGTGATCGGGTCGTGCGTGAAATATTCACACGTTTTACGGATAATGTTAAGATTTATGAAATTCAAAGTATTGTAGAACATTTATTGATGGAACTTGGTGAAACGAAGTGGGCGGAAGTGTATACAACTTATCGGACACAGCGTGACCTTGAGAGAAGCAAGGCAACAGACATTAACTTCACCATCGAAAAACTGATCAATAAAGATCAAACAGTTGTCAATGAGAATGCAAACAAGGACAGCGATGTTTTCAATACACAACGTGATTTAACTGCAGGTGCTGTTTCTAAAGCCATTGGTTTAAAAATGCTTCCTCCTCATGTAGCGAATGCCCACCAAAAAGGGGAAATTCATTACCATGACTTAGATTATTCTCCCTTCACAACGATGTCAAATTGTTGTTTGATTGACTTTAAAAATATGTTTGAGAACGGCTTTAAATTAGGGAACGCACAAGTAGATTCACCTAAGTCTATTCAAACAGCGACCGCTCAAGCTTCACAAATTATTGCCAATGTGGCCAGCTCACAATACGGCGGCTGTTCATTTGACCGCGCTGATGAAATTTTAGCACCCTATGCAAAATTGAACTATGCGAAGCATTTAAAAGATGCGGAAGAGTGGATTGAACAACCGGAAAAACGCGAAGCCTATGCTCAAGCAAAAACTAAAAAAGACATCTATGATGCGATGCAATCTTTGGAATATGAAATCAATACGCTTTTTACTTCAAATGGTCAAACGCCTTTTGTTACCGTTGGTTTTGGCTTAGGAGAAGATTGGTATGCACGTGAAATCCAAAAAGCTATCCTGAAAGTCCGTATTGGAGGTTTAGGAAAAGAGCATCGTACAGCTATTTTCCCTAAATTAATTTTCACCTTGAAGCGTGGTTTAAATCTCGAAGTGGGTACGCCAAACTATGACATTAAAAACTTGGCACTAGAATGTGCCACAAAGCGTATGTATCCAGATATCTTGTCTTATGACAAGATTGTCGAGTTAACAGGTTCATTTAAAGCAAGCATGGGATGCCGTAGTTTCCTTCATGGATGGAAAGATGAAAAGGGCAATGAAGTCACTGCCGGTCGTAATAACCTTGGAGTTGTAACGGTAAATCTTCCACGTATTGCACTTGAAGCGGCAGGAGATAAAGAAAAGTTCTGGGAAATCTTTAATGAACGCATTGCCATTGCTAAGGATGCTTTGGTTTACCGTGTTAACCGTACAAAAGAAGCACAACCCAAAAATGCGCCTATTCTCTTTATGAACGGGGCCTTGGGGCGTTTGAAAGCTGAAGATTCAGTCGATGAGCTTTATAAAAATGAACGTGCGACAGTTTCTCTTGGCTATATCGGCCTTTATGAAGTTGCAACAAGTTTCTATGGACCAACTTGGGAAAATAACAAGGAAGCAAAAGACTTTACTTTGGAAATAGTAAAACGCATGAACCAAGATTGTAAAGACTGGAGCAAAGAAACCGGCTATCATTTCTCCGTTTACTCTACACCAAGTGAAAGTCTGACAGACCGTTTCTGTCGTATGGATAAAGAGAAATTTGGTTCCGTTGCGGATATCACTGACAAAGATTACTATACAAACAGCTTCCATTATGATGTGCGTAAAAATCCAACTCCATTTGAAAAATTGGAGTTTGAAAAAGATTATCCTGTTTATGCCAATGGTGGTTTTATCCACTATGCGGAATATCCAATGATTCAACAAAATCCTCGTGCATTGGAAGCCGTTTGGGACTTTGCTTATGATCGCATTGGTTATCTGGGAACAAATGCCCCAATTGACCATTGTTATGAGTGTGGTTTTGAAGGGGACTTTACTGCGACTGAGCGTGGCTTTAAATGTCCCCAATGTGACAATGCTAACCCCCAAACATGTGACGTGGTAAAACGCACATGTGGTTACCTCGGTAACCCACAAGCTCGACCAATGGTTCATGGGCGCCATAAAGAAATATCAGCGCGTGTGAAACATATGAATGGCTCTGTAGGTGTTCTTGAAGATGGTGAGAGTATTGACAGCGAAGCTGTAGATCATGCAAAGAGTAAGTTTGTAAAATAA
- a CDS encoding DUF2325 domain-containing protein, whose protein sequence is MKTVLVICESGYWHDLREGLAAVEVGFLGFDKKKPKRSEIDQLVAQADFVMIRNLNVAHASVRFAKEAAKASDTPFWIGSNFGVEKTIEKLKLAFPEMKLSQKAMKPKVPKKKSTQQKLASPTTHAPEEKYQLPKKAKNLALKSALKDVKISEEEIDFAKMFKP, encoded by the coding sequence ATGAAAACAGTGTTAGTAATTTGTGAGTCAGGCTATTGGCATGATTTACGTGAAGGACTTGCAGCTGTAGAAGTTGGCTTTCTTGGTTTTGATAAGAAAAAGCCTAAGCGTTCTGAAATCGACCAATTAGTGGCGCAAGCTGACTTTGTCATGATTCGGAACCTCAATGTCGCTCATGCTTCAGTACGATTTGCAAAAGAAGCAGCAAAAGCGAGTGACACCCCTTTCTGGATAGGCAGTAATTTCGGTGTAGAAAAGACTATTGAAAAGCTTAAGCTTGCCTTTCCGGAAATGAAGTTGTCCCAAAAAGCAATGAAGCCCAAAGTCCCAAAGAAAAAAAGTACACAACAAAAGTTGGCTAGCCCTACTACGCATGCCCCTGAAGAAAAGTACCAGCTCCCCAAGAAAGCAAAAAATCTTGCCTTAAAATCGGCCCTGAAGGATGTTAAAATTTCTGAAGAGGAAATTGATTTTGCAAAAATGTTTAAGCCCTGA
- a CDS encoding APC family permease — translation MDTKKIRWFTVAFIAFNMVWGMGNVVNNFAQQGITVVTSWILILALYFVPYALIVGQLGSTFKDSKGGVSSWVEQTSTKRLAYYAAWTYWVVHIPYLAQKPQAILIAFGWIGRGDGQLVSLMSVPMVAIISLIIFLLFLWLATKGLNTLKVIGGLAGTAMFVMSLLFIVMAVSVPFIAKDFAIATPDMGNINTYIPKFDFSYFTTISMLVFAVGGAEKISPYVNQMKNPAREFPKAMFMLAAMVGVCAVLGSVAMGMLFTSGNLPDDLMANGAYAAFQMLGEHYGIGKSLMYVYAFTQGIGQIAALAFSIDAPLRILLADADPQFVPAWLRKTTAKGTLINGFVLTGILVSIVILMPLLGIGNMNELVKWLTNLNSVVMPMRYMWVFFAFIMLNRAIKHFTSEYKFIKQKRLAMFAGIWCFLFTLVACVLGMVPKVDFAADPSAWWFQLTSNILTPVVLILLGMLLPFIARREQKKSNDLV, via the coding sequence ATGGACACTAAAAAAATTAGATGGTTTACCGTCGCATTTATCGCCTTCAACATGGTTTGGGGCATGGGAAATGTGGTCAATAACTTCGCCCAGCAAGGGATCACAGTTGTTACCTCATGGATTTTGATTTTGGCGCTTTACTTTGTACCTTACGCACTTATTGTTGGGCAGTTAGGTTCAACTTTTAAAGACAGTAAAGGGGGCGTAAGTTCGTGGGTTGAACAAACTTCAACCAAACGTCTTGCCTACTATGCAGCCTGGACATATTGGGTGGTGCATATCCCTTACCTGGCCCAAAAACCTCAAGCTATTTTAATTGCCTTTGGTTGGATTGGCCGTGGAGATGGACAGCTTGTCAGTTTGATGTCTGTTCCGATGGTTGCCATCATTTCATTGATTATTTTCCTTCTCTTCCTCTGGCTGGCAACAAAAGGCTTAAACACGCTTAAAGTTATTGGGGGACTCGCAGGAACAGCAATGTTTGTTATGAGCTTGCTCTTTATCGTTATGGCTGTCAGCGTTCCTTTTATTGCAAAAGATTTTGCAATCGCAACGCCAGATATGGGAAATATCAACACATATATCCCTAAATTTGACTTCAGTTACTTCACAACAATCTCTATGCTGGTCTTTGCGGTTGGTGGTGCAGAAAAAATTTCACCTTATGTCAACCAAATGAAGAATCCTGCACGTGAGTTTCCAAAAGCAATGTTTATGCTTGCTGCTATGGTCGGTGTCTGTGCCGTTCTTGGCTCCGTTGCGATGGGGATGCTCTTTACAAGTGGTAACCTGCCTGATGACCTCATGGCTAATGGTGCTTATGCCGCTTTTCAAATGCTTGGCGAACACTATGGCATTGGCAAGAGCCTGATGTATGTTTATGCCTTTACACAAGGTATCGGTCAAATTGCTGCGCTTGCCTTTTCAATTGATGCGCCATTGCGTATCTTGCTTGCGGATGCAGATCCACAATTTGTTCCAGCTTGGCTACGTAAAACAACTGCCAAAGGAACATTGATCAATGGTTTTGTATTGACAGGAATTTTGGTAAGTATCGTTATTTTGATGCCTTTACTTGGAATAGGAAACATGAACGAATTGGTCAAATGGCTGACAAACTTAAACTCAGTCGTAATGCCAATGCGCTATATGTGGGTATTCTTTGCCTTCATCATGCTTAATCGTGCGATTAAACACTTTACTTCTGAGTACAAATTTATCAAGCAAAAACGCTTAGCGATGTTTGCAGGTATCTGGTGTTTCTTGTTCACTTTAGTAGCATGTGTGCTTGGTATGGTACCGAAAGTTGATTTTGCTGCTGATCCTTCTGCTTGGTGGTTCCAATTGACTTCGAACATCTTGACACCTGTTGTCTTGATTCTTTTAGGAATGCTCCTTCCATTTATTGCGCGTCGTGAGCAAAAAAAATCAAATGATTTAGTCTAA
- the nrdG gene encoding anaerobic ribonucleoside-triphosphate reductase activating protein, with amino-acid sequence MNNPKPQEWLASDLEQGYVSDYKPFNFVDGEGVRCSLYLSGCKFHCEGCYNQATWNFRYGSPYTKELEERIMSDLSQSYVQGLTLLGGEPFLNTGVALPLVKRIRAELPEKDIWSWTGYTWEELLQEDETKLELLRNIDILVDGRFKLSKKNLLLQFRGSSNQRIIDVKKSLAEHRVVIWEKLNDGKAAVEQIHKEKLI; translated from the coding sequence ATGAATAATCCCAAACCACAAGAGTGGCTTGCTTCGGATTTGGAACAGGGCTATGTTTCAGATTATAAGCCTTTCAATTTTGTTGATGGTGAAGGTGTGCGTTGCTCGCTTTACTTATCCGGCTGTAAATTCCACTGTGAAGGGTGCTACAACCAAGCAACCTGGAATTTCCGTTACGGTAGTCCATATACAAAAGAATTAGAAGAAAGAATCATGTCAGACTTGAGCCAGTCTTATGTTCAAGGCTTGACATTACTTGGTGGCGAGCCTTTCCTCAATACTGGCGTGGCTTTGCCGCTCGTCAAACGTATACGTGCAGAACTTCCTGAAAAGGACATTTGGTCTTGGACGGGCTATACTTGGGAAGAGCTTCTACAAGAGGATGAAACTAAACTTGAGCTGTTGCGAAATATTGATATACTTGTTGACGGTCGCTTTAAACTTAGTAAGAAAAATTTATTGCTCCAATTTAGAGGGTCTTCAAATCAACGAATTATTGATGTGAAAAAATCCCTTGCTGAACATCGCGTAGTTATCTGGGAAAAACTCAATGACGGTAAAGCAGCTGTAGAACAAATTCATAAGGAAAAGCTAATATGA
- a CDS encoding energy-coupling factor ABC transporter ATP-binding protein produces MNKILEVENLTFKYEEDQEAPTLDGVSFAVQAGEWVSIIGQNGSGKSTTARAIDGLLENVSGNIKIDGQILSSENVWTLRQKIGMVFQNPDNQFVGATVEDDVAFGMENQGIPREEMILRVDQALKQVNMLEFKGKEPARLSGGQKQRVAIAGIIALRPEIIILDEATSMLDPTGRAEIMRVIREIKAEYNLTVLSITHDLDEATLSDRVLVMRAGKIIKSAKPEELFASGEDMINIGLDMPFTSNLAEDLRADFNLPEKYLNEEELAELLAERLRK; encoded by the coding sequence ATGAATAAAATCCTCGAAGTAGAAAACCTAACTTTCAAATATGAAGAAGATCAAGAAGCGCCCACTTTAGATGGGGTATCTTTTGCTGTCCAAGCAGGAGAGTGGGTTTCTATCATTGGTCAAAATGGTTCAGGGAAGTCAACCACAGCTCGCGCTATTGATGGTTTACTTGAAAATGTATCAGGAAATATAAAAATTGACGGACAAATTTTAAGTTCGGAGAACGTGTGGACGCTTCGTCAAAAAATAGGAATGGTTTTCCAAAATCCTGACAATCAATTTGTTGGAGCAACTGTTGAGGACGACGTGGCATTTGGAATGGAAAATCAGGGCATTCCCCGTGAGGAGATGATTTTGCGTGTAGATCAGGCTTTGAAACAAGTCAATATGCTTGAGTTTAAAGGCAAGGAACCTGCACGATTATCTGGTGGACAAAAACAGCGTGTTGCTATTGCAGGTATTATCGCATTGCGTCCAGAAATTATTATCCTTGATGAGGCAACTTCCATGCTTGATCCGACAGGACGTGCTGAAATCATGCGCGTTATCCGTGAAATTAAGGCAGAATATAATCTGACAGTGCTCTCGATTACCCATGACCTTGATGAAGCTACCCTTTCGGATCGTGTATTGGTCATGCGTGCAGGTAAAATTATCAAATCCGCCAAACCAGAGGAACTTTTTGCCTCTGGTGAGGATATGATTAATATTGGTTTAGACATGCCTTTCACATCGAACTTAGCCGAGGATTTACGTGCGGACTTTAACTTGCCAGAAAAATATTTAAATGAAGAAGAACTGGCAGAACTCTTAGCAGAAAGACTGAGAAAATGA
- a CDS encoding energy-coupling factor ABC transporter ATP-binding protein: MIKFDKVNFTYQPNTPFASRALFDINLEVAEGSYTALIGHTGSGKSTLLQHLNGLLQPTEGKVNIDDIVIQASSKQKEIKPARKKVGVVFQFPESQLFEETVLKDVAFGPQNFGVSQEEALKIAREKLELVGLAEKNFEKSPFELSGGQMRRVAIAGILAMEPKVLVLDEPTAGLDPKARIEMMELFSHLHQEGQTVVLVTHNMDDVAEYADKVYLLEKGRVISSGTPQDVFQNVEFLMQHELGVPKTTEFAVKLGQRGVLFDRLPIKRQELIQMLKEAKK; encoded by the coding sequence ATGATTAAATTTGATAAGGTAAATTTCACTTACCAACCGAATACTCCCTTTGCGAGTCGAGCGCTCTTTGACATCAATTTAGAGGTGGCAGAAGGAAGTTATACTGCCCTTATTGGTCATACAGGTTCAGGGAAATCAACACTATTACAACATCTTAATGGCCTGCTGCAACCCACAGAAGGTAAGGTCAATATTGACGATATTGTTATTCAGGCCAGCAGTAAGCAAAAAGAAATTAAGCCAGCACGTAAAAAAGTGGGGGTTGTTTTCCAGTTTCCGGAAAGTCAGCTTTTTGAAGAAACCGTTTTGAAGGACGTTGCTTTTGGTCCACAAAACTTTGGTGTCTCGCAAGAAGAGGCGCTTAAAATTGCAAGGGAAAAACTCGAGCTTGTGGGTTTAGCAGAAAAAAACTTTGAAAAGTCACCTTTTGAATTATCAGGTGGACAAATGCGCCGTGTTGCCATTGCGGGGATTTTAGCAATGGAACCTAAAGTTTTAGTTCTTGATGAACCCACAGCTGGATTGGATCCCAAAGCCCGCATCGAGATGATGGAGCTCTTTAGTCATCTGCATCAAGAAGGACAGACAGTTGTTTTGGTCACACATAATATGGATGATGTGGCCGAATATGCAGACAAGGTGTACCTCTTAGAAAAAGGACGTGTTATTTCATCAGGTACCCCTCAGGACGTTTTTCAAAATGTTGAGTTTTTGATGCAGCATGAGCTTGGAGTACCTAAAACAACGGAATTTGCCGTCAAGTTAGGGCAACGAGGTGTGCTCTTTGACCGCTTGCCTATCAAACGTCAAGAGTTGATTCAAATGCTGAAGGAGGCGAAAAAGTAG
- a CDS encoding DUF1430 domain-containing protein yields the protein MKKRILKFNLAILLLSILFGMFIFQVEQYSRDKVTDFFRYTDSYSPVKKTKKITNKKENDSAIDIIENISKQEGLFTLYKVVDQGYFIEEGINFKFLPKEEITLYTPNTHQKSAYTPPLSKSVLTIDSVDNLKNKNEFEWQVFIKTEDKNKYKDTVEQIKNAYNKAFDENYTYKDFADFEKSESYELSSGRDIYNISSYLKIGIAFFTVMLSFWIFSVHKKIHILRQNGYSIVASINNFIGKGYATCILATIALLTYLLGTISRSYCVNFMINIGLLLSLSYVWLMMMVYVVERLNRRKKESKNKAEKLFIHLLPTAIKLIFLMMLVVTHLDLARIMYEASNITWNSEVPKKISEDNYHVFYPVVVGKNQLEFDHDKDFRAEEEEEIYRYLNQNGSLLVNIEHYNTKENEVFGRTIQLNPNYLKKFEIFDENNQRVFIEESEEKRILLIPERFKGSEDLTKIEKYYFKELLQFEEKLTEIIYIKDKQPVYSFVPNKLWIDDYPILDILTLKNSDSWERNIFNGDRYPPIKIKTAGQSSEKLNDLLEKNKLKDNLPSFVPYEKADITLIKRLSVSLGYLLTSSLLTVFVFSIVCLLTTAYFFQYNKKKFYLLRLNGYSFFETYASVFLLLIVELMIGLSIAILLSEVSKEFVINIFLAMVLNVIIVSMTLFRVEKRKSN from the coding sequence TTGAAAAAAAGAATTTTAAAATTTAATCTTGCTATTCTTCTACTCAGCATTTTATTTGGAATGTTTATTTTTCAGGTAGAGCAATATTCAAGAGATAAAGTGACAGACTTTTTTAGATATACGGATAGTTATTCTCCTGTAAAAAAAACTAAAAAAATAACAAATAAAAAAGAGAATGACAGCGCGATTGATATTATAGAAAACATTTCAAAACAGGAGGGATTATTTACACTCTATAAAGTTGTAGACCAAGGGTACTTTATTGAAGAAGGCATTAATTTTAAGTTTCTACCGAAAGAAGAGATAACTTTGTATACGCCTAATACGCATCAAAAGAGCGCGTACACTCCTCCATTGAGTAAATCAGTCTTAACTATAGACAGTGTAGATAATTTAAAAAATAAAAATGAATTTGAGTGGCAAGTTTTTATAAAAACAGAGGATAAAAACAAATATAAAGATACGGTAGAACAGATTAAAAATGCTTATAACAAAGCTTTTGATGAGAACTATACTTACAAAGATTTTGCAGATTTTGAAAAAAGTGAAAGTTATGAATTATCATCGGGTAGGGATATTTACAATATTTCAAGTTATTTAAAGATTGGCATAGCCTTTTTTACGGTGATGTTGAGTTTTTGGATTTTTTCGGTTCATAAAAAAATTCATATTTTACGACAAAATGGCTATTCTATCGTAGCGAGTATAAATAACTTCATCGGCAAGGGGTATGCAACTTGTATTTTGGCAACGATTGCTTTACTTACGTATTTATTAGGGACCATTTCACGCAGCTATTGTGTCAATTTTATGATCAATATTGGATTACTCCTCTCCTTGAGTTATGTTTGGTTGATGATGATGGTTTATGTTGTGGAGAGGTTAAATCGGAGAAAAAAAGAGAGTAAAAATAAAGCAGAAAAGTTATTTATCCATTTATTACCCACAGCAATAAAACTTATTTTTCTGATGATGTTAGTCGTAACTCACCTAGATTTAGCAAGGATTATGTATGAAGCATCTAATATCACGTGGAATAGTGAGGTGCCTAAAAAAATAAGTGAAGATAACTATCATGTTTTTTACCCCGTTGTTGTGGGAAAAAATCAACTTGAATTTGACCATGACAAGGATTTTAGAGCAGAAGAAGAGGAGGAAATTTATCGCTATTTAAACCAAAACGGGAGCCTGCTCGTAAATATAGAACATTATAATACAAAAGAGAACGAAGTATTTGGGCGAACGATACAACTCAACCCTAACTATTTAAAAAAATTCGAGATTTTCGATGAAAATAACCAGAGAGTTTTTATAGAAGAAAGTGAAGAAAAAAGGATATTACTCATTCCCGAAAGATTCAAGGGGAGTGAAGACTTAACGAAGATAGAAAAATACTATTTTAAAGAATTGCTCCAATTTGAGGAAAAGTTAACTGAGATTATCTATATCAAAGATAAACAACCTGTCTATAGTTTTGTTCCCAATAAGCTATGGATTGATGACTATCCTATTTTAGATATTTTAACACTCAAAAACAGCGACAGTTGGGAAAGGAATATTTTTAATGGTGATAGGTATCCACCAATCAAAATAAAAACAGCTGGGCAGTCAAGTGAAAAACTTAACGATCTTTTAGAGAAAAACAAGCTAAAGGATAATTTACCTTCTTTTGTTCCCTATGAAAAAGCAGATATCACGCTAATAAAAAGACTGTCCGTTTCATTAGGTTATTTATTAACCAGCTCCTTATTGACTGTTTTTGTCTTTTCCATTGTTTGTTTACTTACCACTGCCTATTTCTTCCAGTATAATAAGAAAAAATTTTATTTATTAAGGCTAAACGGTTATTCATTTTTTGAAACTTATGCATCAGTCTTTTTATTGTTGATAGTTGAATTAATGATCGGTTTATCTATAGCTATACTCTTGTCTGAAGTCAGCAAAGAATTTGTTATTAATATCTTTCTGGCCATGGTACTCAATGTCATTATAGTCAGTATGACTTTGTTTAGAGTTGAAAAAAGAAAGTCTAATTAA
- a CDS encoding cysteine hydrolase family protein, giving the protein MKKLLVLIDFQNDFIDGSLGTKEAQAIVPKVIEKLATYAENERLATQDTHFEDYLTTQEGQNLPVIHCQKGTPGWEIHKEAQVGFQRVFEKNIFGSVELAEYIRNENVDQVELIGICTDICVVSNALLIKSFAPEVKISVDASCCTGVTPESHRAALETMKSCQINVIND; this is encoded by the coding sequence ATGAAAAAATTACTGGTATTGATTGACTTTCAAAATGATTTTATAGATGGTTCTTTGGGTACAAAAGAAGCGCAAGCTATTGTTCCAAAGGTTATCGAGAAGTTGGCAACTTACGCCGAAAATGAACGACTGGCCACACAGGATACACATTTTGAAGATTATTTGACAACTCAAGAAGGTCAAAACTTGCCAGTGATTCACTGTCAAAAAGGGACTCCGGGTTGGGAAATACATAAGGAAGCTCAAGTTGGTTTTCAACGTGTGTTCGAAAAAAATATCTTTGGTTCGGTAGAGCTTGCAGAATATATCCGCAACGAGAACGTGGATCAAGTGGAACTCATTGGTATTTGTACAGATATATGTGTGGTTTCAAATGCTTTGTTGATTAAGTCATTTGCTCCAGAAGTGAAAATTTCTGTTGATGCTTCATGTTGTACAGGTGTAACTCCAGAAAGTCATCGTGCAGCTTTAGAAACAATGAAATCTTGTCAAATTAATGTGATTAATGACTAA